The following are encoded in a window of Microbacterium sp. LWO13-1.2 genomic DNA:
- a CDS encoding response regulator transcription factor, whose product MRLLLVEDEADLADTLADGLRREGYLVDVARDGSSALSAAASSDIDVIVLDRDLPVLNGDAVCRTLVAQQYPARILMLTAAGTLNDRVEGLDLGADDYLAKPFAYVELLARIRALSRRSNSARPNAVLEFAGVRLDVMRRVVERDGVPMRLTLKEFGVLEALLAAEGGYVSSDDLLDDVWDEPLERTRGVVKIVVHTLRRKLGAPAVIQSAAGHGYRMGTT is encoded by the coding sequence ATGCGGCTGCTGCTGGTCGAGGACGAGGCCGATCTGGCCGACACGCTGGCCGATGGCCTGCGCCGCGAGGGGTACCTCGTGGATGTCGCGCGCGACGGCTCGAGCGCGTTGAGCGCGGCCGCGTCGTCCGACATCGACGTGATCGTGCTCGACCGCGATCTGCCTGTGCTGAACGGCGATGCGGTGTGCCGCACGCTGGTCGCGCAGCAGTATCCGGCCCGCATCCTGATGCTCACCGCCGCCGGTACGCTCAATGACCGGGTCGAGGGGCTCGATCTCGGTGCGGATGACTACCTCGCCAAGCCGTTCGCCTATGTGGAGCTGCTCGCCCGGATCCGAGCCCTCAGCCGCCGCAGCAACTCGGCCAGGCCGAACGCGGTCCTCGAATTCGCCGGAGTACGTCTCGATGTGATGAGACGCGTCGTCGAGCGAGACGGCGTGCCGATGAGGCTTACCCTCAAGGAGTTCGGTGTGCTGGAGGCGCTGCTCGCGGCCGAGGGCGGCTACGTGAGCTCGGATGACCTGCTCGACGACGTGTGGGACGAACCGCTGGAGCGCACCCGCGGCGTGGTCAAGATCGTGGTGCACACGCTGCGCCGCAAACTCGGGGCACCAGCGGTGATCCAATCCGCCGCCGGCCACGGCTATCGGATGGGGACGACATGA
- a CDS encoding peptidoglycan-binding protein, which yields MSRRAAWILSPIALVLVAAGIALAVLQPWQSAAEAADKGDDGPVTALAELTTLTSDLRLNGSLSYGASIPLPGRGGTITRLPKAGDVIGVGQAVYEVDGRPVIAVRGERPFWRDLGAEVEDGPDVRQLEQALADLGFGTDLTVDDEFTKVTTASIKAWQKSLGVPQTGVVALGDIVAITAASVRVEAVKAKLGDPASSSPLTYTSTGLRVIAKLTDAQAREILPGTPVTVILPDGTEVPSTITAVDVGGQPTEKEGETTPPTATVDFTDPAAGQGIGLRAVKVVFATSEVKDALVVPVTALVATTDGGYAVDVLHKKGKVERVAVEVGLIADSRVQIVGGDLAEGDAVVVAQ from the coding sequence ATGAGTCGCCGAGCAGCCTGGATCCTCTCCCCGATCGCGCTCGTGCTGGTGGCGGCGGGAATAGCGCTGGCCGTGCTGCAGCCGTGGCAATCGGCCGCCGAGGCCGCGGACAAGGGTGATGACGGACCCGTCACGGCGCTCGCCGAGCTCACCACTCTCACCTCCGACCTGCGCCTCAACGGCAGCCTCAGCTACGGCGCATCCATTCCTCTCCCCGGTCGTGGCGGAACGATCACGAGGCTGCCGAAGGCCGGGGATGTCATCGGCGTCGGCCAAGCGGTCTACGAAGTCGACGGCAGGCCGGTGATCGCCGTTCGGGGTGAGCGGCCCTTCTGGCGCGACCTGGGTGCCGAGGTGGAGGACGGCCCCGATGTCCGCCAGCTGGAGCAGGCCCTCGCCGACCTCGGATTCGGCACCGATCTCACCGTCGATGACGAGTTCACGAAGGTCACGACAGCGTCGATCAAAGCGTGGCAGAAGTCGCTCGGCGTTCCTCAGACCGGGGTCGTCGCGCTGGGTGACATCGTGGCCATCACGGCCGCGTCGGTGCGCGTCGAAGCGGTCAAGGCGAAGCTGGGGGATCCGGCGAGTTCGAGCCCTCTCACGTACACGAGCACCGGCCTGCGCGTGATCGCCAAGCTCACCGATGCGCAGGCACGAGAGATCCTGCCCGGTACCCCGGTGACGGTCATCCTTCCGGACGGCACGGAGGTGCCGTCGACGATCACCGCTGTCGACGTCGGTGGCCAGCCGACCGAGAAGGAGGGCGAGACCACCCCGCCGACGGCCACTGTCGACTTCACCGACCCGGCGGCGGGGCAGGGGATCGGTCTGCGCGCGGTGAAGGTCGTGTTCGCGACCTCGGAGGTGAAGGATGCCCTCGTCGTGCCGGTCACCGCTCTCGTGGCGACCACAGACGGAGGCTACGCCGTGGACGTGCTGCACAAGAAGGGGAAGGTCGAGCGCGTGGCCGTGGAGGTCGGGCTCATCGCCGACTCCCGGGTGCAGATCGTCGGTGGAGACCTCGCCGAAGGTGATGCCGTGGTGGTGGCGCAGTGA
- a CDS encoding sugar ABC transporter substrate-binding protein → MSLRRTLTATGALVVASALLAGCAGSATPVETEKTESAPPATGEVTFWSSLSGMADVAAAFNASQDDITVNFEEIPNGANGGYTKLSAAIESGSGPDVVGIEYDRLPGFVAAEQLKSVDELVSSDILGEYDEQVRSLVSFGDAAYALPYDAPPMVIWYRQDVLEAAGVEVPTTWDEFEDAARAVKAVNPNAYLTSFFTNEPQLAPMSWQAGAEWFGVDSDHWNVAIDDKKSNKVAEYWQRLIDEGLVKKQLGFSDEWTADLNSGVVNAWVGGSWSASGLKTRTEAAGQAGKWIAAAPPTWDGKPSGALSGGTGFAIPADSDNEAAAAVFLTWLSTSKDAVEARGAVGTAYLAYPGLNETAAAVAPTDYYANDIYEVFDEASANLGSWAWGPKYDLTSTALKDSVTSAATLSDALAATQTSTVDGLEKLGLDITE, encoded by the coding sequence ATGTCCCTGCGTCGCACCCTTACCGCCACTGGCGCCCTTGTGGTCGCCTCCGCCCTGCTCGCCGGCTGCGCCGGCAGCGCCACCCCGGTCGAGACCGAGAAGACCGAGAGCGCTCCTCCCGCCACCGGTGAGGTGACCTTCTGGTCCTCGCTGAGCGGCATGGCCGATGTCGCCGCCGCGTTCAACGCGAGCCAGGATGACATCACGGTCAACTTCGAGGAGATCCCCAACGGCGCCAACGGAGGCTACACCAAGCTCTCCGCCGCCATCGAGTCCGGCAGCGGCCCCGACGTCGTCGGCATCGAGTACGACCGTCTCCCCGGCTTCGTCGCGGCGGAGCAGCTGAAGTCGGTCGACGAGCTCGTCTCGTCTGACATCCTCGGCGAGTACGACGAGCAGGTCCGCTCGCTCGTCTCCTTCGGAGACGCGGCCTACGCGCTGCCGTACGACGCGCCGCCCATGGTCATCTGGTACCGCCAGGACGTCCTCGAAGCCGCCGGCGTCGAGGTCCCCACCACCTGGGACGAGTTCGAGGATGCTGCACGCGCCGTCAAGGCCGTGAACCCGAACGCCTACCTCACCAGCTTCTTCACCAACGAGCCACAGCTGGCTCCGATGTCGTGGCAGGCCGGTGCCGAATGGTTCGGCGTCGACAGCGATCACTGGAACGTCGCGATCGACGACAAGAAGTCGAACAAGGTCGCCGAGTACTGGCAGCGCCTCATCGACGAGGGCCTCGTCAAGAAGCAGCTCGGATTCAGCGACGAGTGGACCGCTGACCTCAACAGCGGCGTGGTCAACGCGTGGGTCGGCGGCTCCTGGAGCGCCTCCGGTCTGAAGACCCGCACCGAGGCGGCCGGCCAGGCCGGAAAGTGGATCGCAGCGGCCCCTCCCACCTGGGACGGCAAGCCCAGCGGCGCGCTGAGCGGCGGCACCGGCTTCGCCATCCCCGCCGACTCCGACAACGAGGCAGCCGCAGCGGTGTTCCTCACGTGGCTCAGCACCTCCAAGGATGCGGTCGAGGCGCGTGGCGCCGTCGGCACCGCGTACCTCGCGTACCCGGGCTTGAACGAGACCGCAGCAGCAGTCGCCCCGACCGACTACTACGCGAACGACATCTACGAGGTGTTCGACGAGGCCTCCGCGAACCTGGGCTCGTGGGCCTGGGGTCCGAAGTACGACCTCACCAGCACCGCGCTCAAGGACTCCGTCACGAGCGCCGCCACCCTGAGTGACGCGCTGGCCGCGACGCAGACCAGCACCGTGGACGGGCTCGAGAAGCTCGGCCTCGACATCACGGAGTAA
- a CDS encoding carbohydrate ABC transporter permease: MTTVTDRPKTRAAVSVKTARSPRRSRSSRHLPSVFGVNALLIIGSAYMVLPLLWLVFASTKNAGELYSGDAFAFGSDFLVNIQRLLVQDDGIFLRWLGNSILYAGGGAIVGGFISLMAGYAFDKFEFRGKGGLYSAVLIGVLIPNTATVIPLYLLAASAGLTNTIWAVLIPTLCNPFSVYLARVFSSGYLPAETLEAARVDGAGPIRSFLQVGMPMLMPGFVTIALFQFVGIWNNFMLPLIMLQNRDLFPSSVGIALWQSQVQQNPEFSTLVIAGSFISVLPLILAFVMLQRFWRSGLSAGSVK; the protein is encoded by the coding sequence ATGACCACCGTGACCGACCGTCCGAAGACGCGTGCCGCGGTATCCGTGAAGACAGCGCGGAGCCCGCGCCGATCGCGCAGTTCTCGGCACCTGCCCTCCGTCTTCGGAGTCAACGCGCTCCTGATCATCGGCTCCGCCTACATGGTGCTGCCGCTGCTGTGGCTCGTCTTCGCCTCGACCAAGAACGCGGGTGAGCTCTATTCGGGCGACGCCTTCGCCTTCGGCAGCGACTTCCTCGTCAACATCCAGCGGCTGCTCGTCCAGGACGACGGCATCTTCCTGCGGTGGCTCGGCAACAGCATCCTCTACGCCGGCGGCGGCGCGATCGTCGGCGGCTTCATCTCCCTGATGGCCGGCTACGCCTTCGACAAATTCGAGTTCCGCGGCAAGGGGGGACTGTACTCCGCCGTGCTCATCGGCGTGCTCATCCCGAACACGGCGACCGTCATCCCGCTGTACCTCCTCGCGGCGTCCGCCGGACTGACCAACACGATCTGGGCGGTGCTGATCCCGACGCTGTGCAACCCGTTCAGCGTGTACCTCGCCCGGGTGTTCTCCTCCGGTTACCTCCCCGCGGAGACGCTCGAGGCCGCCCGGGTCGACGGTGCGGGGCCGATACGCAGCTTCCTCCAGGTCGGGATGCCGATGCTGATGCCCGGATTCGTGACGATCGCCCTCTTCCAGTTCGTCGGCATCTGGAACAACTTCATGTTGCCGCTGATCATGCTGCAGAACCGCGATCTGTTCCCGTCGAGCGTCGGCATCGCCCTGTGGCAGAGCCAGGTGCAGCAGAACCCCGAGTTCTCCACCCTCGTCATCGCCGGATCGTTCATCTCGGTGCTCCCCCTCATCCTCGCCTTCGTGATGCTGCAGCGCTTCTGGCGCTCCGGCCTGTCCGCAGGGAGCGTCAAGTGA
- a CDS encoding ATP-binding protein: protein MSFRTRLVIIITGVFIAAGAALLAVQYLVVQGLFASAITFTAQSCVPATSISGTPGFTDVNGLVENTAIPDATTIDGTTATGCTYFDTVSIAAETAAPLEGAQIDTIGGAVLQQSTFLADEVGGGLLLWSIVTLVAFTGVAAAIAFWLAQRSLDRIGEVTATARDISERDLGRRLDLPGPDDEIKELGDTIDGMLDRLQTAFTAQDRFVANASHELRTPLTTTRTALEIPLEQGSVPAELEPNMRRALRATEQSERLITALLTLARSRTGLESTETVELGEVIEAEVDELARQDVLVHTDIAAISVEGDGVLLARAVRNLLENGVRHNVPDGELWVRCRREGDHAVIEVENTGAPIAASTLSLLTEPFYRGDASRTSAGPDGTGLGLAIVQSIATTHGGEVQLTARKGGGLIAALRVPAATV from the coding sequence ATGAGTTTTCGCACGCGGCTGGTGATCATCATCACCGGTGTGTTCATCGCGGCCGGAGCCGCTCTGCTCGCCGTGCAGTACCTGGTCGTGCAGGGGTTGTTCGCCTCGGCGATCACGTTCACCGCCCAGAGCTGTGTGCCGGCGACCTCGATCTCCGGCACCCCGGGATTCACCGACGTGAACGGTCTCGTCGAGAACACGGCGATCCCGGATGCCACGACGATCGACGGCACGACGGCGACCGGTTGCACCTACTTCGACACGGTGTCGATCGCAGCGGAGACGGCGGCTCCCCTCGAGGGCGCGCAGATCGACACGATCGGCGGAGCGGTGCTGCAGCAGTCCACGTTCCTCGCCGACGAGGTCGGCGGCGGGCTGCTGCTGTGGTCGATCGTGACACTCGTGGCCTTCACCGGGGTCGCCGCCGCCATCGCGTTCTGGCTCGCCCAGCGTTCGCTCGATCGCATCGGAGAGGTCACCGCCACCGCGCGCGACATCTCCGAGCGCGATCTGGGCCGTCGCCTCGACCTGCCAGGACCGGACGACGAGATCAAAGAGCTCGGCGACACGATCGACGGCATGCTCGACCGACTGCAGACGGCCTTCACCGCACAGGACCGATTCGTCGCGAACGCCTCGCACGAGCTGCGCACGCCCCTCACCACGACGCGCACCGCACTGGAGATCCCCCTGGAGCAGGGCAGCGTGCCCGCAGAGCTCGAACCCAACATGCGCCGTGCGCTCCGCGCCACCGAACAGAGCGAGCGCCTCATCACCGCACTCCTCACACTCGCCCGTTCACGGACAGGTCTGGAGAGCACCGAGACCGTCGAACTCGGCGAGGTGATCGAGGCCGAGGTCGACGAACTCGCCCGGCAGGACGTGCTCGTGCACACCGACATCGCAGCGATATCGGTCGAGGGCGACGGCGTGCTCCTCGCACGAGCCGTGCGCAATCTTCTCGAGAACGGCGTACGTCACAACGTGCCCGACGGCGAATTGTGGGTGCGGTGCCGCCGTGAGGGCGACCACGCGGTGATCGAGGTGGAGAACACCGGAGCGCCCATCGCCGCATCGACCCTGTCGCTGCTCACCGAGCCGTTCTACCGCGGAGATGCGAGTCGCACCTCCGCGGGGCCGGACGGCACCGGCCTCGGCCTCGCCATCGTGCAGAGCATCGCGACGACCCACGGCGGCGAGGTGCAACTGACCGCTCGGAAGGGCGGCGGACTGATCGCCGCCCTCCGCGTACCCGCGGCGACCGTCTGA
- a CDS encoding response regulator transcription factor, with amino-acid sequence MRIVIAEDDTLLREGLALLLRSEGFDVIATVDNGIDFLTHLDDADAAVLDVRMPPTFTSEGLKAAAEARSRRPGFPVLVLSAYVEDRYAGELLAAGADGLGYLLKERVGKVASFVDALRRVAAGGTVMDPEVISQLMSRRRADDPVQSLTPREREVLDLMAEGLDNTTIAGRLFVTETAVSKHIGNIFAKLGLASSDSGHRRVLAVLAYLRS; translated from the coding sequence GTGCGGATCGTGATCGCCGAAGACGACACCCTGCTGCGCGAGGGGCTCGCTCTCCTGCTGCGCAGCGAAGGTTTCGATGTCATCGCCACCGTCGACAACGGGATCGACTTCCTCACCCACCTCGACGACGCGGATGCCGCGGTGCTCGACGTGCGGATGCCGCCGACCTTCACCAGCGAGGGCTTGAAGGCTGCTGCCGAGGCACGATCGCGTCGTCCCGGGTTCCCCGTGCTGGTGCTCTCGGCCTATGTCGAGGACCGGTACGCCGGTGAGCTGCTCGCGGCCGGAGCCGATGGGCTCGGCTACCTGCTCAAGGAGCGCGTCGGCAAGGTGGCGTCGTTCGTGGATGCGCTGCGCCGCGTGGCCGCCGGCGGCACCGTGATGGACCCGGAGGTGATCTCCCAGCTGATGAGCCGACGCCGCGCCGACGACCCAGTGCAGAGCCTCACCCCGCGTGAACGCGAAGTGCTCGATCTCATGGCCGAAGGCCTCGACAACACCACGATCGCCGGGCGCCTCTTCGTCACCGAGACCGCGGTGAGCAAGCACATCGGCAACATCTTCGCGAAGCTCGGCCTCGCCTCCAGCGACAGCGGGCATCGCCGGGTGCTCGCCGTGCTGGCGTATCTGCGCAGCTGA
- a CDS encoding ABC transporter ATP-binding protein: MPGTTVSTPAVSGSVMSEAALADIVIPAAVESDTVDTDTVVELIDVVKEYPGSPPLRVLHDVSLAIGSGELVSVVGASGSGKSTMLSIMGTLDDPTSGTVLIDGTDVAALGERERAALRARRIGFVFQQFFLLPALSALENVALGLLYSGVPAAERLSRAAVALERVGLGARMKHRPGQLSGGEQQRVAIARAVVGEPSVLFADEPTGALDSSTGERILELLTSISDAGTAVVIITHDSHIASCTQRRLNIHDGRLVSDTALVDLVGSGR, translated from the coding sequence ATGCCGGGTACCACCGTGTCCACTCCGGCGGTGTCGGGCTCGGTGATGTCGGAGGCGGCGCTCGCGGACATCGTGATTCCGGCTGCCGTCGAGTCGGACACGGTCGACACCGACACCGTGGTGGAGCTCATCGACGTGGTCAAGGAGTACCCGGGCAGCCCGCCGCTTCGAGTGCTGCACGATGTGAGCCTGGCCATCGGGAGCGGCGAGCTGGTCTCGGTGGTCGGGGCATCGGGATCGGGAAAGAGCACCATGCTCTCGATCATGGGCACCCTCGACGATCCCACCAGCGGCACGGTGCTGATCGACGGGACCGATGTCGCCGCCCTCGGCGAACGGGAACGGGCCGCCTTGCGCGCTCGCCGGATCGGTTTCGTGTTCCAGCAGTTCTTCCTGCTGCCGGCGCTCAGCGCGCTGGAGAACGTCGCCCTCGGCTTGCTGTACTCGGGCGTGCCCGCCGCGGAGCGTCTCTCTCGTGCCGCTGTGGCCCTCGAACGGGTGGGGCTCGGCGCTCGCATGAAGCACCGGCCAGGACAACTGTCCGGCGGCGAGCAGCAACGCGTGGCGATCGCGAGGGCGGTGGTCGGAGAGCCGTCGGTGCTGTTCGCCGATGAACCGACGGGAGCTCTCGACTCGAGCACCGGGGAACGCATCCTCGAGCTGCTCACCTCCATCTCGGATGCGGGCACGGCCGTCGTGATCATCACCCACGACTCCCATATCGCGTCATGCACGCAGCGGCGGCTGAACATCCATGACGGCCGGTTGGTGAGCGATACGGCGCTGGTCGATCTCGTGGGGAGCGGACGATGA
- a CDS encoding ABC transporter permease: MRRRGDRMPRLSVADSIRTALIGPRSRKMRTALSALGVAVGIAALTAITGIAASNQAELLAELDSLGANMLVVEPGYGPDNKPVPLPDTSPGMIGRVDGVEEVGVLEKVPEGTGVYRNDLIPESQGNGLTAYAASPDFLSSVEGSVAQGTWFDDANRSLPVTVLGASAAARMGVTAPGVRVWIGEQWYTVIGILDAAGLAESIDASAFLGDRWAAEHVSGKDDDTIASIYVRMADGKTSEAVREAVARAANPSSEYVQVSGLGDLAGARETANDSLSGLAVGLAAIALLVGGIGIANTMVVAVLERRGEIGLRRALGARSGQIAGQFVAEAIVLGGLGGLAGVLLGGIGVFVYAAIQSQVATIPVAVLVGGPIVALAVGVIAGLYPAVSAARLSPTAALRTV, translated from the coding sequence ATGAGGCGCCGAGGCGATCGGATGCCGCGGCTGAGCGTCGCCGACAGCATCCGCACGGCGCTGATCGGCCCGCGCAGCCGCAAGATGCGGACGGCGCTCTCGGCTCTCGGTGTCGCGGTCGGTATCGCCGCGCTCACCGCGATCACCGGCATCGCAGCATCCAACCAGGCCGAACTGCTCGCCGAACTCGACTCGCTCGGAGCCAACATGCTCGTCGTCGAGCCGGGATACGGCCCGGACAACAAGCCGGTTCCGCTGCCGGACACCTCTCCGGGAATGATCGGCCGCGTCGACGGTGTGGAAGAGGTCGGGGTGCTCGAGAAGGTGCCGGAGGGCACCGGCGTCTACCGCAACGACCTCATCCCGGAGAGCCAGGGCAACGGATTGACCGCGTACGCGGCCAGCCCGGACTTCCTCTCGTCGGTCGAGGGTTCCGTGGCGCAGGGCACCTGGTTCGACGATGCCAACCGCTCGCTGCCGGTGACGGTGCTCGGAGCGTCCGCCGCGGCGCGCATGGGCGTCACGGCGCCGGGGGTGCGGGTCTGGATCGGCGAGCAGTGGTACACCGTCATCGGCATCCTCGATGCCGCCGGGCTCGCGGAGAGCATCGACGCGAGCGCGTTCCTCGGCGATCGCTGGGCAGCCGAGCACGTATCGGGCAAGGATGACGACACCATCGCGTCCATCTATGTGCGCATGGCCGACGGCAAGACCAGCGAGGCCGTGCGGGAAGCGGTCGCCCGCGCCGCCAACCCCTCCTCTGAATATGTTCAGGTGAGCGGGCTCGGTGACCTCGCCGGTGCGCGCGAGACGGCGAACGATTCGCTCTCAGGACTCGCGGTCGGCCTCGCAGCGATCGCACTGCTCGTCGGTGGCATCGGCATCGCGAACACCATGGTGGTGGCGGTGCTGGAGCGCCGTGGTGAGATCGGACTCCGGCGCGCGCTGGGTGCGCGGTCGGGCCAGATCGCCGGACAGTTCGTCGCGGAGGCGATCGTGCTGGGGGGCCTCGGCGGCCTCGCCGGGGTCCTGCTGGGAGGTATCGGGGTCTTCGTCTATGCGGCGATCCAGTCGCAGGTCGCGACGATTCCGGTCGCCGTGCTGGTCGGCGGACCGATCGTCGCGCTCGCGGTCGGTGTGATCGCCGGGCTGTACCCGGCAGTCAGTGCGGCGCGGCTGTCGCCGACGGCTGCGCTGCGCACCGTGTGA
- a CDS encoding sugar ABC transporter permease — translation MTSQIRAPRRTMRKTIPGTGGRTASIFLIPFFALFALTMIAPVIYAIGMSLFAEKRSGLGFGGATVEFVGIGNYLDVLADRTFTDGFGRLAIYCILYVPSLLAVALVLALLLDATVAYAKRAFQLLLFLPHAVPGVIAALIWAYLYTPGVSPIVKALESGGIALDFLSVQLVLPSMVNIAVWEWAGYNVIILFTALQAVPREVLEAAKVDGAGEIRTALSIKTPLVWPAIGVALLFTVIGSLQLFTEPKILSSATTAVTSTWVPNMWAYDAAFNRNDLPQAAAASILLALLAGVLSWVVTRFTSKEPTR, via the coding sequence ATGACCAGCCAGATCCGTGCGCCGCGGCGCACAATGCGAAAGACGATCCCGGGCACGGGAGGGCGCACCGCCTCGATCTTCCTGATTCCGTTCTTCGCCCTGTTCGCCCTGACGATGATCGCCCCGGTGATCTACGCGATCGGGATGAGCCTGTTCGCGGAGAAGCGCAGCGGCCTCGGCTTCGGCGGCGCGACCGTCGAGTTCGTCGGTATCGGGAACTACCTCGACGTCCTCGCCGACCGCACCTTCACGGATGGCTTCGGCCGGCTCGCGATCTACTGCATCCTCTACGTTCCCTCACTGCTCGCCGTCGCCCTCGTGCTCGCCCTGCTGCTCGACGCGACCGTCGCCTACGCCAAGCGCGCCTTCCAGCTGCTCCTGTTCCTCCCGCACGCCGTACCCGGCGTGATCGCCGCCCTCATCTGGGCCTACCTGTACACGCCGGGCGTGAGCCCGATCGTGAAGGCACTCGAATCCGGCGGCATCGCCCTCGATTTCCTTTCGGTGCAGCTGGTCCTCCCCTCGATGGTCAACATCGCGGTGTGGGAGTGGGCCGGCTACAACGTGATCATCCTGTTCACCGCCCTGCAGGCGGTTCCCCGCGAAGTGCTCGAGGCCGCGAAGGTCGACGGCGCCGGCGAGATCCGTACCGCGCTCTCGATCAAGACCCCTCTCGTCTGGCCGGCCATCGGCGTCGCCCTGCTGTTCACCGTCATCGGCTCGCTGCAACTGTTCACCGAGCCGAAGATCCTGTCGTCCGCGACGACCGCCGTCACCAGTACCTGGGTGCCCAACATGTGGGCCTATGACGCGGCGTTCAACCGGAACGACCTGCCCCAGGCGGCAGCGGCATCCATCCTGCTCGCCCTGCTCGCCGGCGTCCTGTCCTGGGTCGTCACCCGATTCACCTCGAAGGAGCCGACGCGATGA
- a CDS encoding hydroxyacid dehydrogenase: protein MSRRPRIAFAMGASVRQRVFPPHRIVEFEQIADIAGYLTEYGSDAARDVLSDVEVLVTGWGAPRVDAGVLAAAPKLEAILHAAGSVKGYLGPEVIDRGIAVSSAAAVNAVPVAEYTVAMIVLAGKRVLPIAARYQAEQQEFDVEAAFPGMGNYGLRIGIVGASKIGRIVIEMLHGYAYEVVVYDPYLSAAEAGELGVSSVSLDELLSTSDVVSIHAPSLPSTLNLVDARGIGLMRRGATLVNTARGELLDQDALTRRVLAGELFAILDVTVPWVLEPEHPLYHSDNALLTPHIAGSLGRELGRLSGAVLDELRRLAAGEPLEYEVEAGLLSITA, encoded by the coding sequence GTGAGCCGTCGTCCCCGCATCGCATTCGCGATGGGAGCATCCGTCCGCCAGCGCGTGTTCCCCCCGCATCGCATCGTCGAGTTCGAGCAGATCGCCGACATCGCCGGGTACCTCACGGAGTACGGGTCGGATGCCGCGCGCGACGTGCTGTCGGACGTCGAGGTGCTCGTCACCGGGTGGGGCGCACCTCGCGTCGACGCCGGTGTCCTGGCTGCCGCTCCGAAGCTGGAGGCGATCCTGCACGCGGCCGGGTCGGTGAAGGGCTATCTCGGGCCGGAGGTCATCGATCGCGGCATCGCCGTGAGCAGTGCCGCCGCGGTGAACGCCGTGCCCGTAGCGGAATACACCGTCGCGATGATCGTCCTGGCCGGCAAGCGGGTGCTGCCGATCGCGGCGCGCTACCAGGCGGAACAGCAGGAGTTCGATGTGGAGGCGGCGTTCCCCGGCATGGGGAACTACGGCCTGCGGATCGGGATCGTCGGTGCGTCGAAGATCGGCCGCATCGTCATCGAGATGCTCCACGGCTACGCCTACGAGGTGGTCGTCTACGATCCCTACCTCTCCGCCGCCGAGGCAGGAGAACTGGGCGTCTCGTCCGTCTCGCTCGATGAGCTCCTCTCCACCAGCGACGTCGTCTCGATCCACGCGCCGTCCCTGCCGTCGACGCTGAACCTCGTCGACGCGCGGGGCATCGGCCTGATGCGCCGCGGTGCGACGCTGGTGAACACCGCGCGCGGCGAGCTCCTCGACCAGGATGCGCTCACCCGCCGGGTCCTTGCCGGAGAGTTGTTCGCGATCCTCGACGTCACTGTTCCGTGGGTGCTGGAGCCGGAGCATCCGCTCTACCACTCCGACAACGCCCTGCTGACTCCGCACATCGCGGGGTCGCTGGGGCGAGAACTGGGCAGACTCTCGGGCGCCGTGCTCGACGAGCTCCGCCGCCTCGCCGCCGGAGAGCCGCTCGAATACGAAGTCGAAGCGGGTCTCCTCTCCATCACGGCCTGA